TTCTTAAGGGCTTTTCCAACCGAAGGAGAAAACATTATTTTAGGTCCTGGAGACGATGCAGGACTTGTTTCCGTAACTGATAAATATGCATTGGCTGTAGGAATGGAATCACACAATCACCCTTCAGCTATTGAACCATACGGTGGAGCAGGTACTGGTATCGGAGGAATCCTAAGAGACATTATCTCAATGGGTGCAATGCCTATAGCTCTTCTAGATTCATTAAGATTCGGACCTATGGAAGATGAAAAATCAAGATACTTATTTGAACATGTTGTTAAGGGAATTTCTGACTATGGAAACCGTGTAGGGGTTCCTACCGTTGCAGGAGAAATAGAATTCGACGAATCATTCAGGACAAACCCTCTCGTTAACGTAATGTGCGTAGGGCTTGTTGAAAAGGAAAACATCGTCCGTGCCCAGGCACCTAATTTCGGTGACGTATTCCTATTGATGGGAGGAACAACCGGCCGTGACGGAATTCACGGTGTAACCTTTGCATCCGAAGAGCTGACTTCAGACTCTGAAACCGAAGACAGGCCTGCCGTTCAGGTAGCAGATCCGTTTACCAAAAAAAGGGTTTTGGAAGCCTCTTTGGAGATTTTAGAAAAAATCAATGTAAGTGGTGTCAAGGATTTGGGAGGCGGCGGTCTAACCTGCTGCATTTCCGAGCTTGTTGATGCATCAAACAATGCCGCTTTCGTTGACCTTCAGGCTATTCCTTTAAGGGAAACCGGAATGACTCCATATGAAATAATGCTTTCAGAATCCCAGGAAAGAATGGTATTCGTTATCAATCCTGACGACGTTGAACTCGCACAGCAAATCTGCGACAAGCACGAAATCGTATCATCCGTAATCGGTGAAGTCCGTGAAGGAAACAACATGATTATTTCAGACAACGGAGAGGAAATCGCAAACCTTCCAACCATATTATTGGCAGATCCTCCTTCCATTGACAGACCATTGGAAGAAATTCCTGAAGATCTGGAGCCTGTGGTTGTAAATCATCCTCCAATTAAGGAATCCTTGCCTAAACTATTATCTTCACCTAATATAGCTTCCAAAAGCTGGGTTTACAGACAATACGACCATGAGGTTCAAATTAGGACTGTTGTAAAGCCTGGAGATGACGCTGCAGTCTTAAGAATAGATGACAATACTGCAATCGCGCTTACAACCGATTCCAACACAATCCACACAAAACTCTCTCCATTCGACGGGGCAGCAGGATGTGTTGCAGAAGCAATCCGTAACGTCGTTTCAATGGGTGCCACGCCTTATGCGGTTGTGGACTGCTTGAACTTCGGTAATCCTGAAAAGCCTGATATCTTATGGCAATTCAAGACAGCCATTGAAGGCATGAGTCTTGTGGCAGAGAAATTCGACGCTCCCGTAATAAGCGGTAACGTAAGCTTCTATAACGAAACTGAAGGAATCAAGATCAATCCTACTCCTGCTGTTGGTGTAATCGGTGTGGAAAACATTGAAAACATCAGAACCATGGACTTTAAAAACGAAGGGGATAAAATCATTTTAATCGGTAAAACATATGATGAACTGACCGGTTCCGAGTATCACAGAACGATACACAACCTCGAAAAAGGTATCGCTCCAAGAATCAGAATCGATGACGAAGTTGCTAACGCAAAAACCGTTTTAAACTTGCTTGACGATGATAAAGACAAGGATATCACCGCAATTCACGACGTATCAGCAGGCGGTTTGGCCGTTGCATTGTCAGAAATGGCGATGTCATCCGATTTAGGATGTGAAGTGGAATTAACCAGCGATGAATTGGATGAAAATCAGCTGCTTTACTCTGAAAGCCATGGAAGATATTTAGTTACCGTAAAAAATGATAAATTGGACGAAATATTATCAAAAATGGATGTTCCCGTAACTGTTATAGGGGAAGTTAAGGGTGATGTCTTAAAAATAAATGATAATGAATTTACTATTGATGAATTAAGGAATTCCTATACTGGAGTCATTGAGAAATACATGGCTTAAATAATTATTGACTGGTGTTTATATGTTTTTATCAAAATTGGACTCTTTAAATGATGCTGTAAAGCTCATTGATGAAAATCAAAAGGTAATGGACATAGAAGAAGTTCCATTGGCTGAAGCACATAAAAGAGTTTTAGCTGAAGACATTATTGCTTATCATAATTCTCCGCCGTTTGATAAATCAGCTATGGATGGATTTGCACTTAGGGGAGTAGATACATTCGGTGCATCTCAATCCAATCCAAAAACCTTAAAGATAGTTGACGCTATCGGTGCCGGAGACTTTTGCGATAAGGTAATTAATGAGGGGGAAGCTATTGTAATAGCAACCGGCGCACCTATTCCTGAAGGGGCTGATGCAGTTTTAATGAAGGAGTACACTACTGATGACGGCGAGGAATTGACCATTTATTCACAGGTCACTCCCGGCGAAAACGTCTCTCCAAAAGCGGAAGACATAAAAAAGGGTGAAAAGATACTCTCAAAAAATACTTTCATCAGATATTCCGAAATGGGACTGATAGCTTCAGCAGGTTATGACAGCGTTAAGGTTTTCAAAAAACCTAAAGTTAAATTAATTATAACTGGTAATGAACTGGTTGAACCTACAAAAGAGGAAATAGACAAGGCTAAAATCATCAATTCAAACAAATATACAATC
This region of Methanobrevibacter millerae genomic DNA includes:
- the purL gene encoding phosphoribosylformylglycinamidine synthase subunit PurL; the encoded protein is MTLADSEIEYIEGILGRKMNELEEGMLDVMFSEHCSYKSSRPFLRAFPTEGENIILGPGDDAGLVSVTDKYALAVGMESHNHPSAIEPYGGAGTGIGGILRDIISMGAMPIALLDSLRFGPMEDEKSRYLFEHVVKGISDYGNRVGVPTVAGEIEFDESFRTNPLVNVMCVGLVEKENIVRAQAPNFGDVFLLMGGTTGRDGIHGVTFASEELTSDSETEDRPAVQVADPFTKKRVLEASLEILEKINVSGVKDLGGGGLTCCISELVDASNNAAFVDLQAIPLRETGMTPYEIMLSESQERMVFVINPDDVELAQQICDKHEIVSSVIGEVREGNNMIISDNGEEIANLPTILLADPPSIDRPLEEIPEDLEPVVVNHPPIKESLPKLLSSPNIASKSWVYRQYDHEVQIRTVVKPGDDAAVLRIDDNTAIALTTDSNTIHTKLSPFDGAAGCVAEAIRNVVSMGATPYAVVDCLNFGNPEKPDILWQFKTAIEGMSLVAEKFDAPVISGNVSFYNETEGIKINPTPAVGVIGVENIENIRTMDFKNEGDKIILIGKTYDELTGSEYHRTIHNLEKGIAPRIRIDDEVANAKTVLNLLDDDKDKDITAIHDVSAGGLAVALSEMAMSSDLGCEVELTSDELDENQLLYSESHGRYLVTVKNDKLDEILSKMDVPVTVIGEVKGDVLKINDNEFTIDELRNSYTGVIEKYMA
- a CDS encoding molybdopterin molybdotransferase MoeA is translated as MFLSKLDSLNDAVKLIDENQKVMDIEEVPLAEAHKRVLAEDIIAYHNSPPFDKSAMDGFALRGVDTFGASQSNPKTLKIVDAIGAGDFCDKVINEGEAIVIATGAPIPEGADAVLMKEYTTDDGEELTIYSQVTPGENVSPKAEDIKKGEKILSKNTFIRYSEMGLIASAGYDSVKVFKKPKVKLIITGNELVEPTKEEIDKAKIINSNKYTIKAIAEDSGAVVSISHAGDTFEEVKEEVEKASKDYDVIMTTGGTAISKGDVVLDVVDDLGEILFHGVAIRPGKPIGAGIVNDKMVFTFSGQPVAAMSQFDMFARKYLFKMQGRDFDWHIVQREAKLKIPSQLGRTDFIRAFSDDTYARHVLNRGSGIIRSMVEANSYIIIDENDEGYQKGDIINVVFFDSLLW